One Shewanella sp. MR-4 DNA window includes the following coding sequences:
- a CDS encoding universal stress protein, producing MRSGQILWPTDFSETAAHALRYAIEMANLYHVGLKILHVVEQPLGDENYMILAITPEELAKSMEEAAATKMQALLEGLKTELPITTLIRRGDPVDQILEEANGKDVGMVVIASHGRTGISHFLHTNVAEAVANGAACPVLVVK from the coding sequence ATGCGTTCAGGTCAAATACTCTGGCCCACCGATTTTTCGGAAACTGCGGCCCATGCGCTACGTTATGCTATTGAAATGGCAAATCTATACCATGTAGGGCTAAAGATTTTACACGTTGTAGAGCAACCCTTGGGTGACGAAAACTATATGATCTTAGCGATCACGCCAGAAGAGCTCGCTAAGAGTATGGAAGAAGCCGCCGCAACTAAGATGCAGGCTTTACTCGAGGGCCTTAAAACCGAATTACCTATCACGACCTTAATTCGCCGTGGCGATCCCGTCGATCAGATCCTCGAAGAGGCGAATGGCAAAGACGTGGGCATGGTGGTGATTGCCAGCCATGGCAGGACGGGGATCTCGCACTTTTTACATACCAATGTTGCCGAGGCCGTTGCCAATGGCGCAGCTTGCCCCGTACTGGTAGTGAAATAG
- a CDS encoding sigma-54-dependent transcriptional regulator encodes MDTILIVDDNHAICQALGLMLEINGYQVLTCHTPEDALSLMATQDVDLVIQDMNFTRDTTSGEEGRQLFYALRERQQDLPIVLMTAWTQLETAVELVKAGAADYMGKPWDDAKLLNSITNLIALHKLARANQQLERVNSQRQVAIADADLCGIVFGSGAMQRCIDLALQLARSDVSVLITGPNGAGKDKLADIIHANSPLKNKPFIKVNVGALPMELLEAELFGAEAGAFTGANKARIGRFEAADGGTLFLDEIGNLPLSGQVKLLRVLQTGEFERLGSHKTLKVKVRVISATNADLAQDIAEGRFREDLFYRLNVIELALPPLNQRIDDILPLVKHFVGEGFSLSKPAQQALLQHRWPGNVRELENACKRAALLAKSRVLTEVDFGLPPAHAHHQTSHQTSHHASHMSVAPLGQTRPIVSPLEMQSMANPPIEQESNEATDVSREQIEMALRQHKGVIARVAKSLGLSRQALYRRMDKFGLEK; translated from the coding sequence ATGGACACTATTCTGATTGTCGACGATAACCATGCCATCTGTCAGGCCTTAGGCTTAATGCTGGAGATCAATGGTTATCAGGTGTTGACTTGTCATACGCCCGAAGATGCCCTTAGCCTAATGGCAACCCAAGATGTTGATTTGGTTATCCAAGATATGAACTTCACCCGCGATACTACCTCGGGTGAAGAAGGGCGGCAGCTGTTTTATGCCCTGCGTGAGCGTCAGCAAGATCTGCCGATCGTCCTGATGACTGCATGGACCCAGCTCGAAACTGCGGTCGAGTTAGTTAAGGCGGGCGCCGCCGACTATATGGGTAAACCGTGGGATGATGCTAAGTTACTCAACAGCATCACTAATTTAATTGCGTTACATAAACTTGCCCGTGCAAACCAGCAGCTTGAGCGAGTGAATTCCCAGCGTCAGGTGGCGATCGCCGATGCGGATCTCTGCGGAATCGTGTTTGGCAGTGGTGCCATGCAGCGCTGTATCGACTTAGCCTTGCAACTGGCGCGCTCCGATGTGTCTGTGTTGATCACCGGCCCCAATGGTGCGGGTAAAGACAAGCTTGCCGATATTATTCACGCCAATTCCCCCTTAAAAAACAAACCTTTTATCAAGGTGAATGTGGGCGCCTTGCCGATGGAGTTGCTCGAAGCCGAACTCTTTGGTGCCGAGGCGGGAGCATTTACCGGTGCCAATAAGGCGCGTATTGGTCGCTTCGAAGCGGCCGATGGCGGCACGCTGTTTTTGGACGAAATTGGCAATTTACCGCTCTCGGGCCAAGTGAAATTGCTGCGGGTATTACAAACCGGAGAGTTTGAGCGCTTAGGCAGCCATAAAACCTTAAAGGTGAAGGTGAGGGTGATCAGTGCGACTAACGCCGATCTGGCCCAAGATATTGCCGAGGGGCGTTTCCGTGAGGACTTATTCTATCGTTTGAATGTGATTGAATTGGCCTTACCGCCGCTGAATCAACGAATTGACGATATCTTGCCCTTAGTGAAGCATTTTGTCGGCGAGGGTTTTAGCCTGAGTAAACCAGCGCAGCAAGCCCTGTTGCAGCACCGCTGGCCGGGCAATGTGCGCGAGCTAGAAAACGCCTGCAAACGTGCAGCGCTGTTGGCTAAAAGCCGAGTGTTAACCGAAGTCGATTTTGGTTTACCGCCCGCGCATGCCCACCATCAAACTAGCCACCAAACGAGTCATCATGCTAGCCATATGAGCGTCGCGCCCCTTGGGCAGACTCGCCCCATAGTCTCGCCACTTGAGATGCAATCCATGGCGAATCCGCCGATTGAGCAAGAGAGCAATGAGGCGACGGATGTGAGCCGTGAGCAGATTGAAATGGCCTTAAGGCAACACAAGGGAGTGATTGCGCGCGTGGCGAAATCCTTAGGGTTGAGTCGCCAAGCTTTGTATCGCCGCATGGACAAATTTGGCTTAGAGAAGTAA
- a CDS encoding substrate-binding periplasmic protein translates to MRQVNFASAYAKFCHIRYPLMGLIALFHPLTSKADELKIGVSVSIPPYVIQETNSGLELELLYKALAVKGHNASIHYFPLARTFHELRKGNLDGIINIKEGMVDNVFYSDVAIRYQNCAISLDEHKFAINSVQDLANKKVVAFQRASVLLGEEFSLMAKANSGYQEQARQIQQVYMLMKHRADVVVMDKNIFKYYLKQAFIEGKLTEAEIKQVAICNRIFPPTEYKFAFLNEQIRDDFNLGLKQITEDGTINALQEKYRRFVSLDNDAEASNTLLDHTVLKHDPL, encoded by the coding sequence ATGAGACAGGTTAATTTTGCTTCGGCTTACGCTAAATTTTGCCATATTCGCTACCCGCTAATGGGGCTAATCGCCCTATTTCATCCCCTAACAAGCAAAGCTGATGAACTCAAGATAGGGGTCAGTGTGTCAATCCCTCCCTATGTGATTCAAGAGACCAATAGTGGCTTAGAGCTTGAATTACTCTACAAAGCCCTCGCCGTTAAGGGACATAATGCCAGTATCCATTATTTCCCCTTGGCGCGTACCTTTCATGAGCTTCGAAAGGGCAATCTCGACGGCATTATCAACATCAAAGAAGGCATGGTAGATAACGTATTCTACTCCGACGTCGCGATCCGCTATCAAAACTGTGCCATCAGCCTCGATGAACATAAGTTCGCTATCAACAGTGTCCAAGACCTCGCCAATAAAAAGGTAGTCGCCTTCCAACGGGCCTCTGTGTTGCTTGGCGAGGAATTTAGCCTGATGGCAAAAGCCAACAGCGGCTACCAAGAACAGGCGAGGCAAATACAACAGGTCTATATGTTGATGAAACACAGGGCCGATGTGGTAGTGATGGATAAGAACATTTTTAAATACTATCTCAAGCAGGCATTTATCGAGGGGAAATTGACCGAGGCGGAAATCAAGCAAGTGGCTATTTGCAATCGTATTTTCCCGCCAACGGAATATAAATTTGCCTTTTTAAATGAACAAATTCGGGATGACTTTAATCTGGGATTGAAGCAGATCACCGAGGATGGAACCATCAACGCGCTACAGGAAAAATATCGACGTTTCGTGTCCCTCGACAACGATGCCGAGGCCTCAAATACCCTGCTCGACCACACAGTGTTAAAGCATGATCCGCTCTAG
- a CDS encoding ABC transporter permease, whose product MLHIKPILSSLLRSKSGPLLLLLQIILSVAIVANASFIIAERLNLMARDSGIVESEVFDFSIYHFDKSTDLVAQDKRDLEIIRAIPGVIDVAPTSMAPLSGGGWSSNFTLGPEERAKSTPNTGMYMSDEHFINSLGLKLVEGRNFYPQEITTELLEDGGKMIVTKAFADKVWPNETALGKSVYMGTQHFVVIGVLERLQTAWVDNKNLEFSSVLSVNYPADYKRYLVRAKSSDMARLKEVIPELLHKEYPSRVVEGFTTMGERRIEAYRDHELMATVLTMMVVLLLLITSLGVTGMVMFNIQRRTKQIGTRRALGAKKRDIISYFLVENYLLCLLGGGIGVLLAIQLGQQLMSLYSLPMLEIIYPLLTVAGLFAVTTLAVYLPARKAAKISPATATRSV is encoded by the coding sequence ATGTTACATATCAAACCTATTCTTAGCAGTTTATTACGCAGTAAAAGTGGCCCCTTGTTGCTGTTATTACAGATCATTTTATCTGTGGCTATCGTCGCGAATGCCAGCTTTATCATCGCCGAACGCCTGAATTTAATGGCGCGGGATTCGGGGATTGTTGAAAGCGAAGTCTTCGATTTCAGTATTTATCATTTTGATAAATCAACGGATTTAGTCGCGCAGGATAAACGAGATTTAGAGATCATCCGTGCGATCCCGGGCGTTATCGATGTGGCACCCACCTCTATGGCTCCCCTGAGCGGTGGCGGTTGGTCGAGTAACTTTACGCTGGGGCCAGAGGAGCGCGCTAAATCCACGCCCAATACGGGCATGTATATGAGTGATGAGCATTTCATCAACTCCCTAGGACTGAAGTTAGTCGAAGGACGCAACTTCTATCCCCAGGAGATCACCACAGAGTTGCTTGAAGATGGTGGCAAGATGATCGTCACCAAAGCCTTTGCCGATAAGGTATGGCCGAATGAGACCGCGCTCGGCAAGAGCGTATATATGGGCACTCAGCACTTTGTGGTGATTGGGGTGTTGGAGCGCTTACAAACGGCGTGGGTAGATAACAAAAACCTGGAGTTTAGCTCAGTGTTGTCGGTGAATTATCCCGCTGACTATAAACGCTATTTAGTGAGAGCTAAGTCGAGCGATATGGCTCGCCTAAAAGAAGTCATACCCGAACTGCTGCATAAGGAATATCCAAGCCGCGTGGTCGAAGGTTTTACGACCATGGGAGAGCGTCGTATCGAGGCGTACCGTGACCATGAGTTAATGGCAACCGTACTGACCATGATGGTGGTGTTACTGCTGCTGATCACATCCCTTGGGGTGACAGGCATGGTGATGTTTAATATCCAGCGCCGCACTAAGCAAATTGGCACTCGCCGCGCGTTAGGGGCGAAAAAACGGGATATTATCAGCTACTTCCTCGTAGAGAACTATCTGCTCTGCTTGCTCGGCGGTGGCATTGGTGTGCTGTTAGCGATTCAGCTCGGCCAGCAATTGATGAGCCTCTATAGCCTGCCGATGCTGGAGATAATCTATCCATTGCTGACTGTGGCGGGGTTGTTTGCGGTAACCACCCTTGCGGTGTACTTGCCAGCTCGCAAGGCCGCTAAGATTTCTCCTGCGACAGCCACCCGCAGTGTTTAA
- a CDS encoding TetR/AcrR family transcriptional regulator, with amino-acid sequence MPSLLPTDTDTKPMTDKRQAILETALRLFVDQGFHGTSTASIAKQAGVATGTLFHHFPTKEALMESLFLTIKQEFADALLLKVGEGQDLKHNAETLWQSAIDWSIENPVKQLFFQQYSMSPQIAVHIREQAMNSILGFIAQLIKQGQLMGLIAHYPVDLMLENCHGQYLAATRFFIDNPELGEDKKYRDASFALFWKALQAD; translated from the coding sequence ATGCCGAGCTTATTACCAACAGATACAGACACTAAACCCATGACAGATAAACGTCAGGCCATTTTAGAGACCGCCTTACGCTTATTTGTCGACCAAGGGTTTCATGGCACCTCGACCGCATCGATAGCCAAACAGGCGGGCGTCGCCACGGGCACCCTGTTCCATCATTTTCCGACCAAGGAAGCACTGATGGAAAGCCTGTTTCTTACCATCAAGCAAGAATTTGCCGATGCCTTGTTGTTAAAGGTCGGTGAGGGGCAAGACCTTAAGCACAATGCCGAAACGCTTTGGCAGAGTGCGATCGATTGGTCGATTGAAAACCCAGTCAAACAATTGTTTTTCCAGCAGTATTCTATGTCGCCGCAGATAGCAGTGCATATTCGCGAGCAGGCGATGAACAGCATCTTAGGGTTTATCGCGCAATTGATAAAACAGGGACAACTGATGGGGTTGATTGCTCACTATCCCGTTGATTTGATGCTTGAAAACTGTCATGGCCAATACTTGGCCGCCACGCGCTTTTTTATCGATAACCCAGAGCTAGGGGAAGATAAAAAATACCGCGATGCCAGCTTCGCGCTGTTTTGGAAGGCATTACAGGCCGATTAA
- a CDS encoding curli assembly protein CsgF, producing MTYRTLLSLAVLCMACTSQATELIYTPVNPSFGGNPLNGSFLLNKAQAQNDNKASSTEKDFVTRFKESLERNIINSITRGVADGEISDGVYDTGDFRIEVASTGTGVMLTITNIETGEVTVIEMPTFGGGN from the coding sequence ATGACTTACAGGACGTTACTTTCTCTTGCCGTGCTCTGCATGGCATGCACAAGCCAAGCAACCGAATTAATCTATACCCCTGTGAATCCCAGCTTCGGCGGTAATCCGCTCAATGGCTCCTTTCTGCTGAATAAAGCGCAGGCTCAAAACGATAACAAAGCCAGCTCGACCGAGAAGGATTTTGTTACCCGCTTTAAGGAATCCTTAGAACGTAACATCATCAACTCCATCACCCGTGGCGTGGCCGATGGGGAGATCTCCGATGGGGTGTACGATACCGGTGATTTTCGTATTGAAGTGGCCTCCACTGGCACTGGGGTGATGCTGACCATCACTAATATCGAAACCGGTGAAGTGACAGTGATTGAAATGCCAACCTTCGGAGGCGGAAACTAA
- a CDS encoding coniferyl aldehyde dehydrogenase, which yields MNMATDPAKISPLTELLQRQRASYLAAPNPDYAIRKERLIRLKATLLKFQQPLVEALSQDYGHRSVDDSLISDIMPVVNNINYSLKNLKKWLKPSRRHAGILLAPAQVKVHYQPLGVIGIIVPWNFPVMLSISPLVTAIAAGNHAMLKLSEFTPATNSVIKQLLAEVFEESHVAVVEGEADVAAQFSALPFDHLLFTGSTTVGRHVMRAAANNLTPVTLELGGKSPVIIAPDMPLEIAVERMIYGKCLNAGQICVAPDYVLCPKAKVAEFIQAYQTKFQAMYGAITQNKDYGSIINARQFERLLSVLEDAKAKGAKVIPASNDVIDSQHRKLATQLITDTTEDMLLMQEEIFGPLLPVIGYDSLDEAISYVNHRARPLALYVMSFDEASQQKILKQTHSGGVCINETVFHVAADDAPFGGIGPSGMGHYHGKEGFLTFSHAKTVLSRGRFNTGKFVHPPYGTFIQRMLMKLFLR from the coding sequence ATGAATATGGCAACAGACCCAGCAAAAATCTCGCCACTCACCGAGTTACTCCAACGCCAACGTGCAAGTTACTTGGCCGCTCCGAATCCCGATTACGCTATCCGTAAAGAACGCTTAATCCGCCTTAAGGCCACCTTGCTGAAATTCCAACAGCCACTCGTCGAGGCGCTGTCACAGGACTATGGCCACAGATCGGTCGACGACAGCTTGATTTCCGACATTATGCCCGTGGTCAATAACATCAATTACAGCCTGAAAAACCTGAAGAAATGGCTCAAGCCAAGCCGCCGTCATGCGGGTATCTTACTCGCCCCCGCCCAAGTGAAAGTGCATTATCAACCACTTGGGGTTATTGGGATAATCGTGCCGTGGAACTTCCCCGTCATGCTCTCCATCAGCCCCTTAGTCACGGCCATCGCCGCTGGCAACCATGCCATGCTCAAACTCTCGGAATTCACCCCAGCGACCAATAGTGTCATTAAGCAATTGCTTGCCGAAGTGTTTGAAGAATCCCATGTTGCCGTGGTCGAAGGGGAAGCCGATGTCGCGGCGCAGTTTTCAGCCCTGCCCTTCGATCATTTGCTGTTCACAGGCTCAACCACAGTCGGTCGCCATGTGATGCGCGCCGCCGCCAATAATCTCACGCCAGTGACTCTCGAGCTGGGCGGTAAGTCGCCAGTGATTATCGCCCCCGATATGCCACTTGAGATAGCAGTAGAACGAATGATTTATGGTAAGTGTTTGAATGCTGGACAAATCTGTGTAGCACCTGACTATGTGCTTTGTCCTAAGGCGAAAGTGGCAGAGTTTATCCAAGCCTATCAGACGAAATTCCAGGCCATGTATGGCGCCATTACCCAAAACAAAGATTACGGCAGCATCATTAATGCCCGTCAGTTTGAGCGTCTGCTAAGCGTGCTTGAGGATGCCAAGGCTAAAGGGGCTAAGGTGATCCCCGCCTCGAATGACGTGATTGATAGCCAGCATCGTAAACTCGCGACTCAGCTCATTACCGACACCACTGAAGATATGCTACTGATGCAAGAGGAAATCTTCGGCCCACTGCTGCCAGTGATTGGTTATGACAGCCTAGATGAGGCCATTAGCTACGTGAACCATCGCGCCCGCCCCTTAGCCCTGTATGTGATGAGCTTTGATGAAGCGAGCCAACAAAAAATCCTCAAGCAAACCCATTCCGGCGGTGTGTGCATCAACGAAACCGTGTTCCATGTGGCGGCCGATGATGCCCCCTTTGGCGGTATCGGTCCATCGGGAATGGGCCATTACCACGGCAAGGAAGGATTCCTCACCTTTAGTCACGCTAAAACCGTGCTCAGCCGTGGTCGCTTCAACACGGGTAAGTTTGTCCACCCTCCCTATGGTACTTTTATCCAACGCATGTTGATGAAGCTGTTTTTACGCTAA
- a CDS encoding CsgG/HfaB family protein, whose product MTRFIFIALMLLSMSACSLIPKPDLNITPAQVNPVSEVMKELQSQPGPKFPIPVAVYSFRDQTGQYKPQANVSSFSTAVTQGATSMLMQTLLDSKWFTPVEREGLQNLLTERKISNKQNGTKGDDIPVLSTARLLLEGGIISYETNTSTGGTGVEYYGIGASEMYREDLVTIYLRAVDVHTGKVMMSVSTSKRVLSQEMRAGLFRYTSLNRLAEAEVGFTTNEPVQFCVLQAIELAVAELIDKGIKQGYWSQAQMTQPAERQQELSQG is encoded by the coding sequence ATGACTCGTTTCATCTTTATCGCCCTGATGCTGCTGAGTATGTCAGCCTGTAGTTTGATCCCAAAGCCTGACTTAAATATCACGCCCGCACAGGTGAACCCCGTGAGTGAGGTGATGAAGGAACTACAGAGTCAGCCTGGGCCGAAGTTTCCTATCCCTGTGGCCGTGTATTCATTTCGCGACCAAACGGGCCAGTATAAGCCTCAAGCGAACGTGAGTTCCTTCTCCACGGCAGTCACGCAAGGGGCAACCTCTATGCTGATGCAAACCTTGCTCGACTCGAAATGGTTTACCCCCGTCGAGCGTGAGGGCCTGCAAAACCTGCTAACCGAGCGCAAAATTAGCAACAAACAAAATGGCACTAAGGGCGATGATATTCCGGTGTTATCGACGGCGAGATTGCTATTAGAAGGTGGCATTATCAGTTACGAGACCAACACCAGCACCGGCGGTACTGGGGTGGAATACTATGGCATCGGCGCCTCGGAAATGTACCGTGAGGATTTAGTCACTATCTATCTGCGCGCGGTCGATGTGCACACGGGTAAAGTGATGATGTCTGTATCTACGAGTAAGAGAGTGCTATCGCAGGAAATGCGTGCAGGCCTGTTCCGCTATACCAGTTTGAATCGTTTGGCCGAGGCTGAAGTCGGTTTTACCACTAACGAACCTGTGCAATTTTGCGTGCTGCAGGCCATCGAACTCGCGGTCGCCGAGTTGATTGATAAGGGTATTAAGCAAGGTTATTGGAGTCAGGCTCAGATGACACAACCCGCTGAAAGACAGCAGGAGTTGAGCCAAGGTTAA
- a CDS encoding universal stress protein yields MRTQEVLCPTDFSATATHALKYAVEMANLYQVDIRLLHVVSPARSAHFYGVAVETPAALEQKLAQFVDEKMQSLQQEMQLGLKPGLNIKCIVRHGDASEEILAEAADVGMVVLASHGSSGLADFLKPHVSQDVVRLAKCPVLVVK; encoded by the coding sequence ATGCGTACTCAAGAAGTGTTATGCCCGACGGACTTTTCGGCGACTGCCACCCATGCTCTTAAATATGCGGTTGAAATGGCGAATCTTTATCAGGTGGATATCCGCTTGTTACATGTCGTTAGCCCCGCACGAAGCGCCCATTTTTACGGTGTAGCTGTGGAGACTCCAGCGGCATTGGAGCAAAAGCTGGCGCAATTTGTCGATGAAAAAATGCAGAGCCTACAGCAGGAGATGCAGCTAGGATTAAAGCCTGGCCTTAATATCAAATGCATTGTTCGCCACGGCGATGCGAGCGAAGAGATCTTAGCCGAAGCCGCCGATGTAGGTATGGTGGTTCTCGCCAGTCACGGTAGTAGCGGCTTGGCTGACTTTTTAAAACCCCATGTGAGCCAAGATGTAGTGAGACTGGCAAAATGCCCAGTATTAGTGGTTAAGTAA
- a CDS encoding sensor histidine kinase, translated as MLLRTKLIIYSTVCCALGVLLTLGTMSYRSSVSSLVEDAPHTLPDITVPELDLAQLEDAVAAIESTIKDTEQFQKALSLQERLKTEQIKHELQKLEQLKQEQVQIKLYKLDRLKDGLFSPAPHPIEAPPMVAPVEPVIPAEFSLSEHTQSMPAVFDMLLILLLACGSCALGVAWFTRHLARSLNALEVGLLNFNDNDFSVSIPANGEGQLKALAELFNDSAAKLRQERQYIYQRELLLDKVIQSSPNVMLLFNDHQKLMYANDAARHLFHIKGKMEGLSLDELLQDLPEALALALKQEKSGLFTMGEDDTETWYLSRGQFLLNNQQHNLILLKQMTRELNRQEVAVWKKVIRIISHELNNSVAPIASMVNSGRLLTKDLDNPKLKLIFDTIESRTNHLSQFIFNYARFAKLPLPQRRDVPWQQLIEHLTQHYPFTLANELPVEMGYFDQGQMEQVLLNLLKNAHESGSNPDEVTLSIRHQTMVDGAGFSIKIEDRGSGMSEEVLEQALLPFYSTKQSGTGLGLPLCREIIEAHDGSISMHNRSDGGLSVHLWLPQ; from the coding sequence GTGCTACTGCGAACAAAATTAATCATTTATTCAACAGTTTGTTGTGCTTTGGGTGTGTTACTCACCCTAGGCACCATGAGTTATCGCTCGTCAGTTTCCTCTCTTGTGGAGGATGCTCCGCACACGTTGCCCGATATTACCGTGCCTGAGCTGGATTTGGCGCAGCTCGAAGATGCGGTGGCCGCAATCGAATCGACGATTAAGGATACTGAGCAATTTCAAAAGGCACTCTCATTGCAGGAGCGCTTGAAGACAGAGCAAATCAAACACGAGCTACAAAAGTTAGAGCAACTAAAGCAAGAGCAAGTGCAGATTAAGCTCTATAAGCTCGATCGTTTGAAGGACGGGCTTTTTAGTCCCGCCCCCCATCCTATTGAGGCGCCACCTATGGTTGCGCCGGTTGAACCTGTGATCCCCGCCGAATTTAGCCTGTCGGAACACACTCAGTCGATGCCAGCAGTATTTGACATGCTGCTGATATTGCTGCTGGCCTGTGGTAGCTGCGCGCTTGGGGTTGCTTGGTTTACTCGCCATTTAGCTCGCAGTCTCAATGCCTTAGAGGTTGGTTTACTCAACTTTAACGACAATGACTTTAGCGTGAGCATTCCGGCAAATGGTGAGGGGCAGCTGAAAGCATTGGCGGAATTATTCAATGATTCGGCGGCTAAGCTGCGCCAAGAACGGCAATATATTTACCAGCGGGAACTGCTGCTGGATAAAGTGATTCAAAGTTCTCCGAATGTGATGCTGCTGTTTAACGACCACCAAAAACTCATGTATGCCAACGATGCGGCGCGGCATCTTTTTCATATCAAAGGCAAGATGGAAGGCTTGAGCCTCGACGAGCTGCTGCAAGACTTACCCGAAGCGCTTGCCTTGGCCCTTAAGCAAGAAAAGAGCGGCCTGTTTACCATGGGTGAGGATGATACTGAGACTTGGTATCTGAGCCGTGGCCAGTTTTTACTGAATAACCAACAACATAACTTAATCTTGCTCAAGCAGATGACCCGAGAACTCAATCGTCAGGAAGTGGCGGTTTGGAAGAAGGTGATCCGCATTATCAGCCATGAGTTGAATAATTCTGTCGCGCCCATCGCCTCCATGGTGAACTCGGGGCGTTTACTGACGAAAGATCTCGATAATCCCAAGCTTAAGCTGATATTCGACACTATAGAGAGTCGAACGAATCACTTGAGCCAGTTTATTTTCAATTATGCGCGCTTTGCTAAACTGCCTTTACCGCAGCGACGTGATGTGCCGTGGCAGCAGCTTATCGAACATTTAACCCAACATTATCCTTTTACCTTAGCCAATGAGTTACCCGTAGAGATGGGCTATTTCGACCAAGGGCAAATGGAGCAGGTTCTGCTGAATTTACTCAAAAATGCCCATGAATCAGGTTCGAATCCCGATGAAGTCACGCTCTCGATTCGCCACCAAACCATGGTGGATGGGGCGGGCTTTAGTATCAAAATCGAGGATCGCGGCAGCGGTATGTCCGAGGAAGTGTTAGAACAAGCCCTATTGCCCTTTTACTCGACTAAACAATCGGGCACGGGGTTAGGTTTGCCCCTTTGCCGCGAGATTATCGAAGCCCACGATGGCAGCATTAGCATGCATAATCGCAGCGACGGTGGTCTGTCGGTACATTTGTGGCTGCCGCAATAA
- a CDS encoding STAS/SEC14 domain-containing protein, with product MTLLKHGISVGIERYGDDDFFVAFKAVGTLTHQDYEMMVPVLEAALAGVKDPDIYALVDVTELDGWELQAAWDDLKLGVKHVRHFERIAIVGKTTLQEVMAKLANWFTPAEVKFFVDKLDAITWLKDELHDD from the coding sequence ATGACTTTGTTAAAGCATGGAATTTCTGTTGGTATTGAGCGTTATGGCGATGATGATTTTTTTGTTGCCTTTAAAGCCGTTGGCACTTTAACTCATCAGGATTATGAGATGATGGTGCCCGTGCTCGAAGCCGCGTTAGCTGGGGTAAAAGATCCCGATATTTATGCCTTAGTCGATGTTACTGAGCTCGATGGTTGGGAACTTCAAGCCGCTTGGGACGATCTAAAACTAGGGGTTAAGCATGTTCGCCACTTTGAGCGGATTGCCATAGTTGGTAAAACGACGCTACAGGAGGTGATGGCAAAACTGGCAAACTGGTTTACTCCGGCAGAGGTTAAGTTTTTTGTCGATAAGCTGGATGCTATTACTTGGCTCAAAGATGAGCTTCACGATGACTAG
- a CDS encoding curli production assembly/transport protein CsgE has translation MRSLKKRLFVCILCPLLFVSAPCVLADDDIEISGLVIDRTLTRFGKDFGFYYSSYWRELPFTQGFNVTLYETVFPQAGTVLTLEVNGTRIYTTHFGRRANPIKESAEQAILLTIDYLAQVRANAITGDFSGTTDDF, from the coding sequence GTGAGATCGTTAAAAAAGCGGTTGTTCGTCTGCATCTTGTGTCCCTTGCTGTTTGTCAGTGCCCCTTGTGTGTTGGCCGATGATGACATTGAAATCAGTGGATTAGTCATAGACAGAACCTTAACCCGTTTTGGTAAGGATTTTGGCTTTTACTATTCAAGTTATTGGCGCGAATTGCCCTTTACCCAAGGTTTTAACGTGACCCTGTATGAGACTGTGTTTCCACAGGCGGGCACGGTTTTAACCTTAGAGGTCAACGGTACGCGCATCTACACCACGCACTTTGGCCGCCGCGCCAATCCGATTAAGGAAAGCGCAGAGCAGGCCATATTGCTGACCATTGATTACTTAGCTCAGGTTCGAGCCAATGCTATTACGGGTGATTTTTCAGGAACAACGGACGACTTTTAG